A region of Chloroflexaceae bacterium DNA encodes the following proteins:
- a CDS encoding histidine kinase, protein MKRPAAEWRVRLSDHVAFFGYRWIVWGVAALTLTVPGRSTASLPRDAGLLLLLGVVNVLATALAQRYVRLLRRRPAAGFVDLAASAAVLWLSESRALPFLPYALGALVLPALLFGWRGGLVSALSFIGLDLLGLATFNQSSGESLAPLTLAFRVTAPLLFAGFWVIAGQVVERDGETGTAPIHPPGKAGTGGLAQGKGAVDRSASTLRLADLQRSTPPGQTGANLTSSAPMVATAEQHPVTRRVLYDLPLTPEISLGTALERLGSLVAQQSGLAIQVSCTGTARRLHAAQYAVLLRCAQEALQNVQQHARAHSATVLLAFEAHRVSLTVQDDGVGLLDGTYERPGLHGLRAVRYRLAEFDGSLDVFEGESGGVTVRASLPLDS, encoded by the coding sequence GTGAAGCGACCGGCAGCAGAGTGGCGCGTTCGTTTAAGCGACCACGTCGCGTTCTTTGGCTACCGCTGGATAGTCTGGGGTGTGGCAGCCCTCACCCTGACTGTCCCTGGCCGTTCCACCGCTTCGTTACCGCGGGACGCCGGGTTGTTGTTGCTGCTTGGCGTTGTCAATGTGCTGGCGACGGCCCTGGCCCAGCGGTATGTTCGCCTGCTCCGGCGCCGTCCGGCAGCGGGGTTCGTCGATCTGGCGGCAAGCGCGGCGGTGCTGTGGCTCAGCGAGAGCCGGGCGCTGCCATTCCTGCCGTATGCCCTGGGCGCGCTGGTGCTCCCCGCGCTGCTCTTTGGCTGGCGGGGCGGGCTGGTAAGCGCCCTGAGCTTCATCGGTCTGGATCTGCTGGGCCTGGCGACGTTCAACCAGTCTTCCGGCGAGAGCCTCGCTCCGCTGACCCTCGCCTTCCGCGTCACGGCGCCGCTGCTCTTCGCCGGGTTCTGGGTCATCGCAGGACAGGTTGTTGAACGCGACGGCGAAACGGGAACGGCGCCGATCCATCCTCCGGGCAAAGCGGGAACGGGCGGCCTCGCCCAGGGCAAAGGCGCAGTTGACCGTTCTGCGTCAACCCTGCGCCTGGCTGATTTGCAGCGCAGCACACCTCCCGGACAGACCGGCGCCAACCTCACTTCCAGCGCGCCGATGGTCGCCACCGCCGAACAGCATCCTGTCACACGGCGGGTCCTCTACGATCTCCCCCTAACACCGGAGATTAGCCTCGGAACGGCCCTCGAACGACTCGGCAGCCTTGTGGCCCAGCAGAGCGGTCTGGCGATACAGGTGAGCTGCACGGGAACGGCGCGCCGTTTGCATGCGGCCCAGTACGCCGTGCTCCTGCGCTGCGCGCAGGAAGCCCTCCAGAACGTGCAACAGCACGCCCGCGCCCATAGCGCCACCGTGCTGCTCGCCTTCGAGGCGCATAGGGTCTCCCTCACCGTGCAAGATGATGGCGTCGGGCTTCTCGATGGCACCTACGAACGTCCTGGCTTGCACGGCCTGCGGGCGGTGCGCTATCGCCTGGCCGAGTTCGACGGAAGCCTTGATGTCTTTGAGGGCGAGAGTGGCGGGGTGACGGTCCGCGCCAGTCTGCCCCTTGACTCCTGA
- a CDS encoding MarR family transcriptional regulator, giving the protein MTLQPDSSSADLVSTELEAYTLLRQVNSMMDIYNRYDLRSEDLTVPQFMILNYATPEGVPLSEISARMLCDNSNLTGIVDRLISKGYVQRRHDPQDRRVSLICITPEGADKLRRIKPRHHARVSRRMRTLSESQVQELRDLLQQLFQGLRERTPDEDAAEAR; this is encoded by the coding sequence ATGACTCTCCAACCCGATAGCTCCTCGGCTGACCTGGTTTCCACCGAGCTTGAAGCCTACACCCTTCTCCGCCAGGTCAATTCGATGATGGACATCTACAATCGTTATGACTTGCGCAGCGAGGATCTGACCGTTCCTCAGTTTATGATCCTCAATTATGCCACGCCCGAGGGCGTGCCGCTCAGCGAGATCAGTGCGCGCATGCTCTGTGACAATAGCAACCTGACCGGCATCGTTGATCGCCTCATCAGCAAGGGTTACGTTCAGCGTCGTCACGACCCCCAGGATCGCCGCGTCAGCCTGATCTGCATCACCCCTGAAGGGGCCGATAAGCTCCGGCGCATCAAGCCGCGCCATCATGCGCGCGTTAGCCGCCGCATGCGCACCCTCTCCGAGAGTCAGGTTCAGGAGTTGCGCGATCTGCTTCAGCAACTTTTCCAGGGGTTGCGCGAGCGAACGCCTGATGAAGACGCTGCTGAAGCACGCTGA
- a CDS encoding ribonuclease HII: MPPTTEHERALLAAGHTRIAGLDEAGRGCWAGPVVAAAVVLGEAALRRPELLAGVDDSKQLTAAARAQRYDQVRAAALGVGVGIVPAYVIDAFGIVAATRLAMLTALLHLPFLPDVLLIDALRLPELTLRQQALVRGDARSLTIAAASIVAKVTRDRLMDTAHRVYPVYGFAAHKGYGTVAHRRALARYGPCPLHRRSFAPLLQAAGTTAEAAV; this comes from the coding sequence ATGCCGCCAACCACTGAGCACGAACGCGCGCTGCTCGCCGCGGGCCATACCCGCATCGCCGGCCTCGACGAGGCTGGACGGGGCTGCTGGGCAGGGCCGGTGGTGGCCGCCGCGGTGGTGCTGGGTGAGGCGGCGCTGCGACGGCCCGAACTCCTCGCCGGGGTTGATGACTCGAAACAACTCACAGCCGCCGCGCGCGCGCAGCGCTATGACCAGGTACGCGCCGCCGCCCTGGGAGTGGGGGTCGGGATCGTGCCGGCCTATGTCATTGATGCCTTCGGCATCGTGGCCGCTACGCGCCTGGCGATGCTGACGGCCCTGCTGCACCTGCCCTTCCTTCCTGACGTCCTGCTGATTGACGCCCTGCGCCTCCCTGAACTGACGCTGCGCCAGCAGGCCCTGGTCAGGGGTGACGCCCGCAGCCTGACCATTGCCGCGGCCTCCATCGTGGCCAAGGTGACCCGCGACCGGCTCATGGATACCGCTCACCGGGTTTATCCGGTCTACGGCTTCGCGGCCCACAAGGGCTATGGCACCGTCGCCCACCGGCGCGCCCTGGCTCGTTACGGCCCCTGTCCGCTCCACCGGCGCAGTTTTGCCCCTCTGCTCCAAGCCGCCGGAACAACCGCGGAAGCCGCGGTGTAA
- a CDS encoding methyltransferase domain-containing protein, which translates to MSALYRRFIRRVFHHFYREFAWTFDAVAWAVSGGLWFGWVRAALPEVRGRVLELGFGTGHLQLALAARPDVAGIDASPQMARIAARRLRRHGRAPRLVRGYAQALPFPAARFDTVVATFPSEYILDPATHQEIDRVLAPGGRLVIVPSAELDPGVYARAIDVVYRLALLAPVYRHPRAEPPPVPLRIAGMRLTRRWARVGPSQAMVLIGEREETAVEDLTPYAANH; encoded by the coding sequence ATGAGCGCCTTGTATCGCCGTTTCATCCGGCGCGTTTTTCACCATTTTTACCGCGAGTTCGCCTGGACCTTCGATGCAGTGGCCTGGGCAGTATCGGGGGGGTTGTGGTTCGGCTGGGTGCGGGCCGCTCTGCCCGAAGTGCGCGGGCGAGTGCTGGAACTGGGCTTCGGCACCGGTCACCTGCAACTCGCCCTGGCCGCGCGCCCGGATGTCGCCGGCATTGACGCCTCGCCGCAGATGGCGCGCATCGCCGCCCGGCGCCTGCGCCGGCACGGGCGCGCACCGCGGCTGGTCAGGGGCTATGCGCAGGCGCTGCCCTTCCCCGCGGCCCGCTTCGATACCGTGGTCGCGACCTTTCCGTCCGAGTATATTCTCGATCCCGCGACGCATCAGGAGATTGACCGCGTGCTCGCCCCTGGCGGTCGCCTGGTCATCGTCCCCTCGGCTGAACTCGACCCCGGCGTGTACGCCCGGGCGATTGACGTGGTGTACCGCCTGGCCCTGCTTGCCCCGGTCTACCGCCATCCGCGGGCCGAACCGCCGCCTGTGCCCCTGCGCATCGCCGGGATGCGCCTGACCCGACGCTGGGCGCGGGTCGGGCCGAGCCAGGCGATGGTCCTGATCGGCGAGCGGGAAGAAACGGCAGTTGAAGATCTTACCCCGTATGCCGCCAACCACTGA
- the rplS gene encoding 50S ribosomal protein L19 produces the protein MSDQILMELAQRQMKQDIPDFRVGDTVRVGVKVVEGNRERIQEFEGVVIRRRGGGINENFTVRRIASHGIGVERTFLLHAPRVDSIKVIRRGKVRRAKLYYLRGRSGKAARIKERRS, from the coding sequence ATGTCGGATCAGATTTTGATGGAACTGGCCCAGCGCCAGATGAAGCAGGACATCCCTGATTTCCGCGTTGGCGATACCGTGCGCGTGGGTGTCAAGGTGGTGGAAGGGAACCGCGAGCGTATCCAGGAGTTCGAGGGCGTGGTGATCCGCCGCCGCGGCGGGGGAATCAACGAGAACTTTACCGTGCGCCGCATCGCCTCGCACGGCATCGGCGTCGAACGCACCTTCCTGCTCCACGCCCCGCGGGTGGACTCGATCAAGGTCATCCGCCGCGGCAAGGTGCGCCGCGCCAAGCTCTACTACCTGCGCGGGCGCTCAGGCAAGGCCGCGCGCATCAAAGAGCGACGGAGTTGA
- the glnA gene encoding type I glutamate--ammonia ligase → MSMTPKDVLKLIKDNGIQIVDTRFTDLFGGWQHYSIPASRLTEDMFVDGLGFDGSSIKGFQVINESDMLMVPDPNSAFIDPTLKVPTLVLICDIIDPITRQPYTRDPRTVARKAEAYLKSTGIADTAYFGPEAEFFLFSDVRFSQAADHGFYFIDSPEAVWNTGAQVEGGNKGYRIRHKEGYFPVPPTDTLQDIRSEMILKMMQIGIEIELHHHEVATAGQCEIDMRFDSLVNMADKLQKYKYIVRNVARAHGLTATFMPKPIFGDNGSGMHTHQSLWKDGEPLFFDEARYALLSEMAEYYIGGILHHAPALLAICAPTTNSYRRLVPGFEAPINLVYSVRNRSAAIRIPTYSSSPKSRRIEFRAPDGMCNPYLAFAAMLMAGLDGIQNKIAPPKPLDVDIYELSPEEKAGIRGTPGSLSEALDALEADHAFLMKGNVFTEDVIATYIEGKRKEAVAISLRPHPYEFMMYYDA, encoded by the coding sequence ATGAGCATGACCCCGAAGGACGTCCTGAAACTCATCAAAGACAACGGCATTCAGATCGTTGACACGCGCTTTACCGACCTGTTCGGCGGCTGGCAGCACTACTCGATCCCCGCCTCGCGTCTAACCGAGGACATGTTTGTAGACGGGCTGGGCTTCGATGGCTCTTCGATTAAGGGCTTCCAGGTGATCAATGAGAGCGACATGCTCATGGTTCCCGACCCCAACTCGGCGTTCATTGATCCCACCCTCAAGGTGCCGACGCTGGTGCTGATCTGTGACATCATCGATCCGATCACCCGGCAGCCCTACACGCGCGATCCGCGCACGGTGGCGCGCAAGGCCGAGGCCTATCTGAAGAGCACCGGCATCGCCGATACGGCCTACTTCGGACCCGAAGCCGAGTTCTTCCTCTTCAGCGATGTGCGCTTCAGCCAGGCCGCCGACCACGGCTTCTACTTCATTGACAGCCCCGAGGCGGTCTGGAACACCGGGGCCCAAGTCGAGGGCGGCAACAAAGGCTACCGTATCCGCCACAAGGAGGGCTACTTCCCCGTACCGCCCACCGACACCCTGCAGGACATCCGCTCGGAGATGATCCTGAAGATGATGCAGATCGGCATTGAGATCGAACTGCACCACCACGAGGTGGCCACCGCCGGCCAGTGCGAGATTGATATGCGGTTCGACTCGCTGGTCAATATGGCCGATAAACTGCAGAAGTACAAGTACATCGTGCGGAACGTGGCCCGCGCCCATGGGCTTACCGCCACATTCATGCCCAAGCCGATCTTTGGCGATAACGGCTCAGGCATGCACACCCACCAGAGTCTGTGGAAGGACGGCGAGCCGCTGTTCTTCGATGAGGCGCGCTATGCCCTGCTCTCCGAGATGGCGGAGTACTACATCGGCGGCATTCTGCATCACGCCCCGGCGCTGCTGGCGATCTGCGCGCCGACTACCAACAGCTATCGCCGCCTGGTGCCCGGCTTCGAGGCGCCGATCAATCTGGTGTACTCGGTGCGCAACCGCTCGGCGGCCATTCGTATCCCGACGTACTCCTCCTCGCCTAAATCGCGCCGCATCGAGTTCCGCGCCCCCGATGGCATGTGCAACCCCTATCTGGCCTTCGCGGCGATGTTGATGGCCGGTCTGGACGGCATTCAGAACAAGATCGCCCCGCCCAAACCGCTCGATGTGGACATCTACGAACTCTCGCCAGAGGAGAAGGCCGGCATTCGCGGCACTCCCGGATCGCTCAGCGAGGCCCTGGACGCCCTCGAAGCCGATCATGCCTTCTTGATGAAGGGGAACGTCTTTACGGAGGACGTGATCGCCACCTACATCGAAGGGAAGCGCAAGGAGGCGGTCGCCATCTCTCTGCGCCCGCATCCCTACGAATTCATGATGTACTACGACGCCTGA
- a CDS encoding phage holin family protein produces MQLLLRWLLTAVALAITAWIVPGITVEGQTGIFAVLVMAVVFGFVNAFIRPLLKLLSCPLIILTLGLFTLVINAISFSLSSWIAQNVFGAKFIVDGFWPAFWGAIVVSIVSFLLSLLLPDKD; encoded by the coding sequence ATGCAGCTTCTGCTGCGCTGGCTGTTGACGGCCGTGGCGCTGGCGATTACCGCCTGGATCGTGCCGGGCATCACCGTGGAAGGTCAGACGGGCATCTTCGCCGTGCTGGTGATGGCGGTGGTCTTCGGGTTCGTCAACGCCTTTATCCGGCCCTTGCTCAAACTGCTGTCGTGTCCCTTGATTATTCTGACCCTGGGCCTGTTCACCCTGGTCATCAATGCCATCAGTTTCTCCCTCTCGTCGTGGATCGCCCAGAACGTGTTCGGGGCGAAATTCATCGTTGATGGCTTCTGGCCGGCCTTCTGGGGGGCAATTGTAGTGTCGATCGTCTCGTTCCTTCTCTCGCTCTTGCTGCCAGATAAGGATTAG
- a CDS encoding polysaccharide deacetylase family protein produces MKALLQLVEAYTVASLNDAVRELERQFPEALWSVGRDSNQVALTFDDGPHERDTPALLAALARHGVTATFSWLGERVERMPELAAAAAAAGHQLMIHGYRHRSFLVERPEALHAMLDRTRELLARYSGRDPATITCVRPPYGHLSRTLARRLLSWGYQPVICSIMPVHWLLPAELSVRQVVRQTEGGSLIVLHETLPGPPVAELTDQILTRLADRGFSYVTVDTLRAERAALGGALG; encoded by the coding sequence ATGAAAGCCTTGCTCCAACTCGTAGAAGCCTACACCGTTGCCTCGCTCAACGACGCGGTGCGGGAGCTTGAGCGGCAGTTCCCGGAGGCGCTCTGGTCGGTCGGGCGCGACTCGAACCAGGTGGCCCTGACCTTCGATGACGGGCCGCACGAGCGCGATACGCCCGCGCTGCTGGCGGCGCTGGCCAGACACGGTGTGACGGCCACTTTCTCCTGGCTTGGCGAGCGGGTGGAGCGAATGCCGGAACTGGCAGCCGCCGCAGCCGCTGCCGGTCACCAGTTGATGATCCACGGCTACCGGCACCGTTCGTTCCTCGTGGAGCGTCCCGAGGCGCTGCATGCCATGCTTGACCGGACGCGGGAGTTGCTGGCGCGCTACAGCGGGCGCGATCCGGCGACGATCACCTGCGTGCGCCCGCCTTACGGGCACTTGAGCCGGACGCTTGCCCGGCGCCTGCTGAGCTGGGGCTACCAGCCGGTCATCTGCAGCATTATGCCAGTGCACTGGCTGTTGCCCGCGGAACTGAGCGTGCGCCAGGTTGTGCGCCAGACGGAGGGCGGATCGCTTATTGTCCTGCATGAGACGCTGCCCGGCCCTCCGGTGGCCGAGTTGACCGATCAGATTCTCACCCGGCTGGCCGATCGGGGCTTCAGCTATGTTACGGTCGATACCCTACGCGCAGAGCGCGCCGCGCTGGGCGGCGCGCTGGGTTAG